Proteins co-encoded in one Prescottella sp. R16 genomic window:
- a CDS encoding N-acyl-D-amino-acid deacylase, whose protein sequence is MADEVTIDIPRVRAVGHTFREGSGVLDTAARAVASGGFAATPSGAVDPARERAIRDGYLRLAHAIGAWSAASSLTGRTLTDTADAYLRQDTGTAGTVAALGGR, encoded by the coding sequence ATGGCGGACGAGGTCACGATCGACATCCCGCGGGTGCGGGCGGTGGGGCACACGTTCCGGGAGGGCTCCGGGGTGCTCGACACGGCCGCCCGCGCGGTGGCATCCGGCGGATTCGCGGCAACCCCGTCCGGGGCGGTCGATCCGGCCCGCGAACGCGCGATCCGCGACGGCTACCTGAGATTGGCGCACGCGATCGGGGCCTGGTCGGCGGCATCGTCCCTCACCGGCCGGACCCTGACCGACACCGCCGACGCCTACCTCCGCCAGGACACCGGCACCGCCGGGACCGTCGCGGCACTGGGCGGACGCTAG
- the glmM gene encoding phosphoglucosamine mutase → MGRMFGTDGVRGLANTELTAELALKVAAAAAEVLAPDAGTGQRPAAGSSARPAAGSSARPAAVVGRDPRASGEMLEAAVTAGLTAAGVDVILVGILPTPAVAYLTGAYGAALGVMISASHNPMPDNGIKIFAAGGHKLDDDVENRIEAAIAAGPARRPIGAGIGRVDVALDATGRYLEHLAGAQGTRLDGLTVVVDCAHGAASTVGPAAYRAAGATVIAINADPDGYNINDGCGSTHLEELQRAVIEHGADLGLGHDGDADRCLAVDATGAVVDGDAIMAVLAIGMRDAGLLADDTLVATVMSNLGLHLAMRDAGITVRTTAVGDRYVLEELRAGGYSLGGEQSGHVVLPAHGTTGDGVLTGLCLMGRMASTGKSLVDLAGVMTTLPQVLINVKVVDKTAVPTAPQVVAAIADAEAELGDTGRVLLRASGTEQLVRVMVEAADAQTAQRIAETLAEHVASA, encoded by the coding sequence ATGGGTCGTATGTTCGGCACGGACGGCGTGCGAGGTTTGGCGAACACCGAACTGACCGCGGAACTGGCACTGAAAGTGGCCGCAGCCGCCGCCGAGGTCCTCGCCCCCGACGCCGGGACGGGACAGCGGCCCGCCGCTGGGTCGTCTGCGCGGCCCGCCGCCGGGTCGTCTGCGCGGCCCGCCGCGGTCGTCGGCCGGGACCCGCGCGCGAGCGGTGAAATGCTCGAGGCCGCCGTCACGGCGGGCCTGACCGCCGCCGGTGTCGACGTGATCCTCGTCGGAATCCTGCCGACACCCGCCGTCGCGTACCTGACCGGCGCCTACGGTGCCGCACTCGGTGTGATGATCTCCGCGTCGCACAACCCCATGCCGGACAACGGCATCAAGATTTTCGCGGCGGGCGGGCACAAACTCGACGACGACGTCGAGAACCGCATCGAGGCCGCAATCGCGGCGGGCCCGGCACGTCGGCCGATCGGCGCCGGTATCGGCCGCGTCGACGTCGCACTGGATGCGACCGGCCGTTACCTCGAGCACCTCGCAGGAGCGCAAGGCACCCGGCTCGACGGGCTCACCGTCGTCGTCGACTGCGCACACGGTGCCGCGTCCACCGTCGGCCCCGCCGCGTACCGGGCGGCCGGTGCGACCGTGATCGCGATCAACGCCGACCCAGACGGCTACAACATCAACGACGGCTGCGGTTCGACACACCTCGAGGAACTGCAGCGCGCGGTGATCGAACACGGCGCCGACCTCGGTCTCGGACACGACGGTGACGCGGACCGCTGCCTCGCTGTCGATGCGACCGGTGCCGTCGTCGACGGAGACGCCATCATGGCCGTCCTCGCGATCGGGATGCGCGATGCCGGCCTGCTCGCCGACGACACCCTCGTCGCGACCGTCATGAGCAACCTCGGCCTGCACCTCGCGATGCGGGACGCCGGAATCACGGTGCGCACCACCGCCGTCGGTGACCGCTACGTGCTCGAGGAACTGCGGGCCGGCGGCTACAGCCTCGGCGGCGAACAGTCCGGGCACGTCGTCCTGCCCGCACACGGCACCACCGGCGACGGCGTCCTCACCGGGCTGTGCCTGATGGGCCGCATGGCGTCGACGGGGAAGTCCCTCGTCGACCTGGCGGGCGTGATGACGACGCTGCCGCAGGTCCTGATCAACGTGAAGGTCGTCGACAAGACGGCCGTCCCGACCGCCCCGCAGGTGGTCGCCGCGATCGCCGACGCGGAGGCAGAACTCGGCGACACCGGGCGTGTGCTGCTGCGGGCGTCCGGCACCGAGCAGCTGGTGCGGGTGATGGTCGAGGCCGCCGACGCGCAGACCGCGCAGCGCATCGCCGAAACCCTCGCCGAGCACGTCGCGTCGGCCTGA
- the rpsI gene encoding 30S ribosomal protein S9 — protein MSNEDFNEAVEVAADELTEYTSESDAVETYEEAAPQAPIVIDRPVQTVGRRKEAVVRVRLTPGTGEFTLNGRTLENYFPNKVHQQLIKAPLVTVERTESFDITALLTGGGPSGQAGALRLAIARALTEVTPEDRPALKRAGFLTRDARAVERKKYGLKKARKASQYSKR, from the coding sequence GTGAGCAACGAAGACTTCAACGAGGCCGTCGAGGTCGCAGCGGACGAGCTGACCGAGTACACCAGCGAGTCCGACGCCGTCGAGACGTACGAAGAGGCTGCCCCGCAGGCTCCGATCGTCATCGATCGCCCGGTCCAGACCGTCGGCCGTCGCAAGGAAGCGGTCGTCCGCGTCCGCCTGACCCCCGGCACCGGCGAGTTCACGCTCAACGGCCGCACCCTCGAGAACTACTTCCCGAACAAGGTGCACCAGCAGCTGATCAAGGCTCCCCTGGTCACGGTCGAGCGCACCGAGTCGTTCGACATCACCGCCCTCCTCACCGGTGGCGGCCCGTCGGGCCAGGCCGGCGCTCTGCGTCTCGCCATCGCCCGCGCGCTGACCGAGGTCACCCCCGAGGATCGCCCCGCGCTCAAGCGTGCCGGCTTCCTCACGCGTGACGCCCGCGCCGTCGAGCGCAAGAAGTACGGCCTGAAGAAGGCCCGCAAGGCATCTCAGTACTCCAAGCGCTGA
- the rplM gene encoding 50S ribosomal protein L13 produces MPTYSPKAGDVTRTWHVIDATDVVLGRLAVQAANLLRGKHKPTFAPHVDGGDFVVIINAEKVAISGNKLTDKFLHHHSGHPGGLKSRSVGEVLEKNPDRLVEKAVTGMLPKNKLGRAIAGKLKVYAGPTHPHAAQQPVPFEIKQVAQ; encoded by the coding sequence GTGCCTACGTATTCCCCGAAGGCCGGAGACGTGACCCGTACCTGGCACGTCATCGACGCCACTGACGTGGTGCTCGGTCGCCTTGCCGTGCAGGCAGCCAACCTGCTCCGCGGCAAGCACAAGCCCACCTTTGCCCCCCACGTTGACGGCGGCGACTTCGTCGTCATCATCAACGCCGAGAAGGTTGCCATCAGCGGCAACAAGCTCACGGACAAGTTCCTGCACCACCACTCCGGACACCCGGGTGGCCTGAAGTCCCGCTCGGTCGGCGAGGTTCTCGAGAAGAACCCGGACCGTCTCGTGGAGAAGGCCGTCACCGGCATGCTCCCCAAGAACAAGCTGGGCCGCGCCATCGCGGGCAAGCTGAAGGTCTACGCAGGCCCGACCCACCCCCACGCCGCGCAGCAGCCGGTTCCGTTCGAGATCAAGCAGGTCGCCCAGTGA
- the rocD gene encoding ornithine--oxo-acid transaminase, which yields MAVRWQSEQSGHSDRLVPVTAATAAEIERADRCSAHNYSPLPVVIASGSGAWVRGIDGVDYLDVLAGYSALNFGHAHPDLVAVARDQIGTLTLTSRAFQHDRFSDFCADVARLCGKDAVLPMNTGAEAVETALKLARKWGYDVKGVPDGRAEIVTCAGNFHGRTIAVVGFSTDPDARGGFGPFPPGFRTVDYGRLDALADAITEHTVAVLVEPIQGEAGVRVPPDGYLAGVRRLCDEHGLLMLADEIQSGLGRTGDTFACDHENVVPDVYILGKALGGGILPVSAVAANRDVMDVLHPGQHGSTFGGNPLACAVGSAVVKLLETGVYQQRSRDLGRYLHELLAQLPADRVGRTRGRGLWAGIDLAPGQPSARTVCERLLARRVLAKDAHEGTIRIAPPLVIDRDDLTWAVERFADALGG from the coding sequence ATGGCGGTGCGGTGGCAATCCGAGCAGTCCGGGCACTCCGATCGGCTCGTGCCGGTGACCGCCGCGACGGCGGCCGAGATCGAGCGCGCCGACCGCTGCAGCGCCCACAACTACAGTCCGCTGCCGGTGGTGATCGCGTCCGGATCCGGGGCGTGGGTGCGCGGCATCGACGGCGTCGACTATCTCGACGTCCTCGCCGGCTATTCGGCCCTGAACTTCGGGCACGCGCATCCGGACCTGGTGGCGGTGGCCCGCGACCAGATCGGCACCCTCACGCTCACCAGCCGCGCCTTCCAACACGACCGGTTCTCCGACTTCTGCGCCGACGTCGCCCGGTTGTGCGGCAAGGACGCGGTGCTGCCGATGAACACCGGCGCCGAGGCCGTCGAGACCGCCCTCAAACTCGCCCGTAAATGGGGGTACGACGTCAAGGGCGTGCCCGACGGCCGCGCCGAGATCGTCACGTGCGCCGGTAATTTCCACGGCCGCACGATCGCCGTCGTCGGTTTCTCCACCGACCCGGACGCCCGCGGCGGCTTCGGACCGTTCCCGCCCGGCTTCCGCACCGTCGACTACGGCCGTCTCGACGCCCTGGCGGACGCGATCACCGAGCACACCGTCGCGGTCCTCGTCGAACCGATCCAGGGGGAGGCCGGGGTGCGGGTGCCACCGGACGGCTACCTCGCCGGAGTGCGCCGACTGTGTGACGAGCACGGCCTCCTCATGCTCGCCGACGAGATCCAGAGCGGACTCGGCCGCACGGGGGACACGTTCGCGTGCGACCACGAGAACGTCGTGCCCGACGTCTACATCCTCGGCAAGGCGCTCGGCGGCGGCATCCTGCCGGTGTCGGCGGTGGCCGCGAACCGGGATGTGATGGACGTCCTGCATCCCGGTCAGCACGGCAGCACGTTCGGCGGCAACCCACTCGCGTGCGCGGTCGGCAGCGCCGTGGTGAAGCTCCTCGAGACCGGCGTGTACCAGCAGCGCAGCCGCGACCTCGGTCGGTACCTGCACGAACTGCTGGCCCAGTTGCCCGCCGACCGGGTCGGGCGGACACGCGGCCGGGGACTGTGGGCCGGCATCGATCTGGCGCCCGGGCAGCCGTCGGCGCGGACGGTCTGCGAACGACTGCTGGCCCGCCGGGTCCTCGCGAAGGACGCGCACGAGGGCACGATCCGGATCGCGCCGCCGCTCGTGATCGACCGAGACGATCTGACGTGGGCGGTGGAACGGTTCGCGGACGCGCTCGGCGGATGA
- a CDS encoding WXG100 family type VII secretion target, producing the protein MTMRYSFGQIEALKLRIDSIQAQMNGKLDDLKAHIAPMVSEWEGSASEAYQAQQAKWDSAALELNQILDAVGRVVGQGNADMQQVNTAAANSWA; encoded by the coding sequence ATGACCATGCGTTACTCGTTCGGGCAGATCGAGGCACTCAAGCTTCGCATCGATTCCATCCAGGCCCAGATGAACGGAAAGCTCGACGACCTCAAGGCCCACATCGCCCCCATGGTCTCGGAGTGGGAGGGCTCGGCGTCCGAGGCGTACCAGGCGCAGCAGGCCAAGTGGGACTCCGCCGCCCTCGAACTCAACCAGATCCTCGACGCGGTCGGCCGCGTCGTCGGCCAGGGCAACGCCGACATGCAGCAGGTGAACACCGCGGCCGCCAACAGCTGGGCGTAG
- a CDS encoding WXG100 family type VII secretion target — MSDQMRTTVETMDATARRVGDVRTEIQGLLSTLKGEVDGIRGGWEGSAALAFQSLMERWDASATKLNQALDAIGENIKSNSVSYDGAQQDHTSSLNNVASSLNI; from the coding sequence ATGAGCGATCAGATGAGGACCACCGTCGAAACGATGGACGCCACCGCGCGTCGCGTCGGTGACGTCCGGACCGAGATCCAGGGCCTGCTGAGCACCCTCAAGGGTGAGGTGGACGGGATCCGTGGCGGCTGGGAGGGCTCCGCCGCCCTCGCGTTCCAGAGCCTCATGGAGCGGTGGGACGCGAGTGCCACCAAGTTGAACCAGGCTCTCGACGCGATCGGCGAGAACATCAAGTCGAACAGCGTCTCGTACGACGGCGCACAGCAGGACCACACCAGCTCGCTGAACAACGTGGCGAGCAGCCTCAACATCTGA
- a CDS encoding type VII secretion-associated protein yields MTGPAGVVRIPDPAVRDGVDGIDDASAVDLLAAALHRGLGQAFGGTGFVPDLTVLHPSHWGAPRCGVLETAARRCAQQVTSVPVALAVPSPAPGSRHVVLECGELSSTATLVEGSEHGPRVLACELASDTGTLDLRDDPAGISTIADLVRAVAGDRRPDAVVVAGESDDAVIGLLAGTLAAPITAAPPPALLAPSPPQPPQPQLRSPATGGAATWTDPAPEPRPKRRAPIAGAVAAVVLAAAVGVAAAVLPGSRTGGPEPLRHFEIGGATVTLASPWEIGKATGNRLDLVPGEQTDGQPRRRIIVVAVDVGDDTDRDAVARALEREIVDRGPDGPFTAFDPSADLDGRPAVTYLESPQDDSTVRWHVLVDDGVQISVGCQYTEGGWDLLADDCTHAVRSVTVGPK; encoded by the coding sequence GTGACCGGGCCGGCCGGGGTCGTGCGCATCCCGGATCCGGCCGTGCGGGACGGTGTCGACGGCATCGACGACGCGTCCGCCGTCGACCTGCTGGCCGCCGCCCTGCACCGCGGGCTCGGGCAGGCGTTCGGCGGTACCGGATTCGTCCCCGACCTCACCGTGCTGCACCCGTCGCACTGGGGTGCACCCCGCTGCGGCGTCCTCGAGACCGCAGCCCGGCGTTGTGCGCAGCAGGTGACATCGGTGCCGGTCGCGCTCGCGGTACCGAGCCCGGCCCCGGGTTCCCGCCACGTCGTCCTCGAATGCGGGGAACTGTCGTCCACCGCGACCCTCGTCGAGGGCAGCGAGCACGGTCCGCGCGTCCTCGCATGCGAACTCGCCTCGGACACCGGCACTCTCGACCTGCGCGACGACCCGGCCGGGATCTCCACGATCGCGGACCTGGTCCGGGCCGTGGCCGGGGACCGGCGGCCGGACGCCGTCGTGGTCGCCGGGGAGTCCGACGACGCCGTGATCGGACTGCTCGCCGGCACTCTCGCCGCACCGATCACCGCGGCGCCCCCGCCGGCCCTCCTGGCGCCGTCACCTCCGCAACCACCACAGCCACAGCTGCGATCTCCGGCGACGGGCGGCGCGGCCACGTGGACGGATCCGGCCCCGGAACCGCGCCCGAAGCGCCGGGCACCGATCGCCGGAGCCGTGGCCGCTGTCGTGCTGGCCGCCGCCGTGGGGGTGGCCGCCGCGGTACTGCCGGGGAGCCGGACGGGCGGCCCCGAACCCCTGCGACACTTCGAGATCGGTGGCGCGACCGTGACGCTGGCGTCGCCGTGGGAGATCGGGAAGGCCACCGGGAACCGGCTCGATCTGGTTCCGGGGGAGCAGACGGACGGACAGCCGCGTCGACGGATCATCGTGGTCGCCGTCGACGTCGGAGACGACACCGACCGGGACGCGGTGGCGCGGGCACTCGAACGCGAGATCGTCGACCGTGGCCCGGACGGGCCGTTCACCGCGTTCGATCCGTCCGCGGACCTCGACGGCCGGCCCGCGGTCACGTACCTCGAGTCGCCGCAGGACGATTCGACGGTGCGATGGCACGTACTCGTCGACGACGGGGTGCAGATCAGCGTCGGCTGTCAGTACACGGAAGGCGGATGGGACCTGCTCGCGGACGACTGCACCCACGCCGTCCGCAGCGTCACCGTCGGCCCGAAATGA
- the eccCa gene encoding type VII secretion protein EccCa — MGTVHFVRRARREAPRTPGGEVSLQTPPEIPRITPGSLVTKLLPVVMVAAMIGMVALMFTSGMARNPMALMFPVMMLVSMVGLLAGSGRGGGAKAAEANADRKDYLRYLDQLRRDAIDTGRQQRRALEWSHPDPDTVWTLAGTVRMWERRGTDPDHCHVRVGLGSQRLATRLVPPETGPVEDLEPVSAVSLRRFVRAHSVVPDLPTAVSLRGFAAISVDGDRDAARALLRSVLIQLCTFHGPDQVQVAVVCGPDTAAEWDWVKWLPHTQHPDAVDGVGAARMVYGSIIELETALGQHFSMRGRFSRSAPATAGVPQIVVVVDGGILGGDSGVVTDGGLDSVTVLDLSGYCPRLAATRGLQLVTEDGSLGARSGVGVETFATADALTAAQARSAARRLAPYRISSGPDLDPAADDGAPVAAGWTRLLGVGDVDRFDPDVAWAPRSGRDRLRVPIGVGVDGSPVELDLKEAAQNGMGPHGLCIGATGSGKSEFLRTLVLGLVATHSPDALNLVLVDFKGGATFLGLESAPHVAAVITNLAEELAMVDRMKDALAGEMNRRQELLRAAGNFANVTDYEKARAAGADLAPLPALFVVVDEFSELLSQQPEFAELFVAIGRLGRSLHMHLLLASQRLEEGKLRGLDSHLSYRIGLKTFSANESRTVLGVPDAYHLPASPGAGYLKCDSAEIVRFQASYVSGPYERERVRRSVTETVVADDVRIHEFTASPVAVPEPVRLAEPAVPQPVPEPETDTDPRSLLEVLVDRIRGRGPAAHEVWLPPLDVPPTLGEILPPAPEPAAHAGLQAPIGIIDRPYDQRRDLLVVDLAGATGNVAIVGGPQSGKSTLLRTLILATAATHTPQQAQFYCLDFGGGTLAGLAGLPHVGSVANRLDVDLVRRTVAETAALVRRRERRFRELGIESMAQFRSLRASSAAGEDGAGDVADDPFGDVFLVVDGWPSIRQDFEALEAQIGALAGQGLSFGVHVVVTAPRWADIRPALKDQLGTRIELRLGDPTDSDVGRAKAMLVPVGQPGRGITRDGLHLQIALPRLDGHARTTDLGVGVVDAVTRIGGRSTGPSAPRVRMLPDLVPRPDLLAAAPRPDPADGPCLTVPIGLDEAELAPVHLDFGDQPHFLVFGDSACGKTTLLRGICLGIMEANTPKQAKLIVGDYRRTMLGVVEGDHLAGYAASATTLTTMMTDLAAILASRLPGPDTTQQQLRERSWWSGPEIYVVVDDYDLVATSNGNPLTPLLDYLAHAKDVGLHLIIARRSGGASRALYEPVIARLRDLVPAGLVMSGSRDEGNLVGAVRPSEMPVGRGTFVTRSGTSLVQTAWLPPL; from the coding sequence ATGGGGACGGTGCATTTCGTGCGCCGCGCACGCCGTGAGGCGCCGCGCACGCCGGGCGGCGAGGTGAGTCTGCAGACGCCTCCCGAGATCCCGCGGATCACACCCGGCAGCCTGGTGACCAAGCTGCTGCCGGTCGTGATGGTCGCGGCGATGATCGGCATGGTCGCGCTGATGTTCACGTCCGGGATGGCGCGCAACCCGATGGCACTGATGTTCCCGGTGATGATGCTGGTGTCGATGGTCGGGCTCCTCGCCGGATCGGGGCGGGGTGGGGGAGCGAAGGCCGCGGAGGCGAACGCCGACCGCAAGGACTACCTGCGCTACCTCGACCAGCTGCGGCGCGACGCGATCGACACCGGCCGGCAGCAGCGCCGTGCGCTCGAATGGAGCCATCCCGACCCGGACACCGTGTGGACGCTCGCCGGCACCGTCCGTATGTGGGAGCGGCGCGGCACCGACCCGGACCACTGCCACGTGCGGGTGGGCCTGGGCAGTCAGCGGCTCGCAACCCGGCTGGTGCCACCCGAGACCGGGCCGGTCGAGGACCTCGAACCCGTCTCCGCGGTGTCGCTGCGCAGGTTCGTCCGGGCCCACTCGGTGGTCCCGGACCTGCCGACGGCGGTCTCGTTGCGGGGATTCGCGGCGATCTCCGTCGACGGCGACCGCGACGCGGCCCGTGCGCTGCTCCGCTCGGTACTGATCCAGCTGTGCACGTTCCACGGCCCCGACCAGGTCCAGGTCGCGGTCGTGTGCGGCCCCGACACCGCGGCCGAGTGGGACTGGGTGAAATGGCTGCCGCACACGCAGCACCCGGACGCCGTCGACGGTGTGGGCGCCGCGCGCATGGTGTACGGGTCGATCATCGAGCTGGAAACTGCGCTGGGGCAGCATTTCTCGATGCGTGGACGGTTCTCCCGCAGCGCGCCGGCCACGGCCGGGGTGCCGCAGATCGTCGTCGTCGTCGACGGCGGCATCCTCGGCGGGGACAGCGGTGTCGTCACCGACGGCGGACTGGATTCGGTGACCGTCCTCGACCTGAGTGGATACTGTCCGCGGCTCGCTGCCACCCGCGGACTGCAGTTGGTGACCGAGGACGGATCGCTCGGCGCCCGCAGTGGCGTCGGGGTGGAGACGTTCGCCACCGCAGACGCGCTCACGGCCGCGCAGGCGCGGTCCGCGGCCCGGCGGCTCGCCCCGTACCGGATCTCGTCCGGGCCCGACCTCGACCCAGCCGCCGACGACGGCGCCCCGGTCGCGGCGGGCTGGACCCGGCTGCTCGGTGTCGGCGACGTCGACCGATTCGACCCGGATGTCGCGTGGGCGCCACGGTCCGGCCGGGACCGGTTGCGGGTGCCGATCGGGGTCGGTGTCGACGGTAGTCCCGTCGAACTGGATCTGAAGGAAGCCGCACAGAACGGCATGGGCCCGCACGGGTTGTGCATCGGCGCCACCGGATCCGGCAAGTCCGAGTTCCTGCGCACCCTCGTCCTCGGGCTGGTCGCGACGCACTCCCCGGACGCCCTCAACCTCGTGCTCGTCGACTTCAAGGGTGGCGCGACGTTCCTCGGCCTCGAATCGGCGCCGCACGTCGCGGCCGTCATCACCAACCTGGCCGAGGAACTGGCGATGGTGGACCGGATGAAGGACGCCCTCGCCGGAGAGATGAACCGTCGGCAGGAACTCCTGCGGGCCGCCGGCAACTTCGCGAACGTCACCGACTACGAGAAGGCCCGTGCCGCGGGCGCCGACCTCGCGCCGCTGCCTGCCCTGTTCGTCGTCGTCGACGAATTCTCCGAACTGCTCAGCCAGCAACCCGAGTTCGCGGAACTGTTCGTCGCGATCGGCCGCCTCGGCCGGTCGCTGCACATGCACCTGCTGCTCGCCAGCCAGCGTCTCGAAGAGGGCAAGCTCCGTGGCCTGGACAGTCACCTGTCGTACCGGATCGGGTTGAAGACGTTCTCGGCCAACGAGTCCCGCACCGTCCTCGGTGTGCCCGACGCCTACCATCTGCCCGCGTCACCGGGCGCCGGTTATCTCAAGTGCGACTCCGCGGAGATCGTGCGGTTCCAGGCCTCGTACGTGTCGGGTCCCTACGAGCGCGAACGCGTCCGGCGGTCCGTCACCGAGACCGTCGTCGCCGACGACGTGCGGATCCACGAGTTCACGGCGTCGCCGGTGGCGGTGCCGGAGCCGGTACGCCTCGCCGAACCTGCAGTGCCGCAGCCGGTCCCGGAACCCGAGACCGACACCGATCCGCGATCCCTGCTCGAGGTGCTCGTCGACCGGATCCGGGGCCGTGGCCCGGCCGCCCACGAGGTGTGGCTGCCGCCGCTCGACGTCCCGCCGACCCTCGGCGAGATCCTGCCCCCGGCACCGGAACCGGCGGCGCACGCCGGCCTGCAGGCGCCGATCGGCATCATCGACCGGCCCTACGACCAGCGGCGGGACCTGCTCGTCGTCGACCTGGCCGGGGCCACCGGCAACGTCGCGATCGTCGGCGGGCCGCAGTCCGGCAAGTCGACACTGCTGCGCACCCTGATCCTGGCGACCGCCGCCACCCACACCCCGCAGCAGGCACAGTTCTACTGCCTCGACTTCGGCGGCGGCACCCTCGCCGGACTCGCCGGCCTGCCACACGTGGGATCCGTCGCCAACCGACTCGACGTCGACCTGGTGCGGCGCACCGTCGCCGAGACGGCCGCCCTCGTCCGCCGCCGCGAACGCCGTTTTCGGGAACTCGGCATCGAATCGATGGCACAGTTCCGCAGCCTGCGGGCGAGCAGTGCCGCGGGGGAGGACGGCGCCGGGGACGTCGCGGACGATCCGTTCGGTGACGTGTTCCTCGTCGTCGACGGCTGGCCGAGCATCCGGCAGGACTTCGAGGCCCTCGAAGCGCAGATCGGCGCCCTCGCCGGACAGGGCCTGTCGTTCGGCGTGCACGTCGTCGTCACGGCCCCGCGCTGGGCCGACATCCGTCCCGCGCTCAAGGATCAGCTCGGCACCAGAATCGAACTGCGCCTGGGAGATCCGACGGACTCGGACGTGGGACGTGCGAAGGCGATGCTGGTGCCGGTCGGGCAGCCGGGTCGCGGCATCACCCGCGACGGCCTGCACCTGCAGATCGCACTGCCCCGGCTCGACGGGCACGCCCGCACCACCGACCTCGGTGTCGGGGTCGTGGACGCGGTCACCCGCATCGGCGGACGCTCCACCGGCCCGTCGGCGCCGCGGGTGCGGATGCTGCCCGACCTGGTGCCCCGCCCGGACCTGCTCGCCGCCGCACCCCGGCCCGACCCGGCGGACGGGCCGTGCCTGACAGTCCCGATCGGGCTCGACGAGGCGGAACTCGCCCCCGTCCACCTGGACTTCGGGGACCAGCCGCACTTCCTGGTGTTCGGCGACAGCGCATGCGGCAAGACCACGCTGCTGCGCGGCATCTGCCTCGGGATCATGGAGGCGAACACCCCGAAGCAGGCCAAACTCATCGTCGGCGACTACCGGCGCACCATGCTCGGTGTCGTCGAGGGCGATCACCTCGCCGGCTACGCGGCGTCGGCGACGACCCTGACGACGATGATGACCGATCTCGCCGCGATCCTCGCGAGCCGCCTGCCCGGGCCCGACACCACCCAGCAGCAGTTGCGGGAACGGTCGTGGTGGTCGGGGCCGGAGATCTACGTCGTCGTCGACGACTACGACCTGGTCGCGACGTCGAACGGCAACCCGCTCACCCCACTGCTCGACTACCTGGCCCACGCCAAGGACGTCGGCCTGCACCTGATCATCGCGCGCCGCTCCGGTGGCGCGTCCCGTGCACTGTACGAACCGGTGATCGCCCGGCTGCGGGACCTGGTCCCGGCAGGGCTCGTCATGAGCGGTAGCCGCGACGAAGGAAACCTCGTCGGCGCCGTCCGGCCATCCGAAATGCCCGTGGGTCGTGGAACATTCGTGACACGAAGTGGGACGTCGCTCGTGCAGACGGCCTGGCTGCCGCCGCTGTGA